One segment of Phragmites australis chromosome 13, lpPhrAust1.1, whole genome shotgun sequence DNA contains the following:
- the LOC133888681 gene encoding protein LAZ1-like isoform X1 — MRVNLGLLVLVMAQYSAPTWATLVAGFFVLLSLSLSLYLIFEHLSAYNNPEEQKFVLGVILMVPCYAIESYISLINPNTSVYCGILRDGYEAFAMYCFGRYITACLGGEDKTIAFLKREGGLSSRQSLLYHASERGIIHHHFPVNFILKPWRVGTRFYQIIKFGIFQYVIIKTLTASLSLLLEPFGVYCDGEFNLRCGYPYFAAVLNFSQYWALYCLVAWYTATKDELAHIKPLAKFVSFKSIVFLTWWQGVVIAIMYALGLLRSPLAQSLELKSSIQDFIICIEMGIASVVHLYVFPAKPYELLANQSPGNISVLGDYVSSDPVDPYEIKESNRPTKMKLPQLESDERSSTNIKESVRDFVIGSGEYVIKDFKFTVNQAVRPVEKRFDKLMKKNDKRMKSRDDNWVSAATAERPVRGIDDPLLSGSASDSGVTKAKKHRRVVSSATAAVDSWGGGDQASDGYEIRGHRWAVKN, encoded by the exons ATGAGGGTCAATCTTGGGCTCCTCGTGCTCGTAATGGCGCAATACTCCGCGCCCACATGGGCTACTTTGGTTGCTGGGTTCTTCGTACTACTTTCGCTTTCTCTCTCCTTGTACCTGATATTTGAGCATCTCTCGGCATACAACAATCCAGAG GAACAGAAATTTGTACTGGGTGTTATCCTTATGGTCCCTTGCTATGCAATTGAGTCG TATATTTCTTTGATAAATCCAAATACGAGTGTTTACTGTGGCATCCTGCGCGATGGTTATGAAGCATTTGCTATGTACTGCTTTGGAAGATATATTACTGCATGTTTAG GTGGGGAAGATAAAACAATAGCTTTTTTGAAGAGGGAAGGCGGCTTGAGTTCTAGGCAATCCCTTTTGTATCATGCCTCTGAGAGGGGAATCATACACCATCATTTTCCTGTAAATTTTATATTGAAACCCTGGAGAGTGGGGACGCGATTTTACCAGATTATCAAATTTGGAATCTTCCAATAT GTGATCATAAAGACCCTTACAGCTAGCTTATCTCTTCTTCTAGAACCTTTTGGTGTGTATTGTGATGGAGAATTCAATTTACGATGTGG GTACCCTTACTTTGCTGCAGTCCTGAACTTTAGTCAGTATTGGGCACTGTATTGTCTAGTTGCATGGTACACAGCTACCAAGGACGAATTGGCACATATAAAGCCTCTGGCTAAGTTTGTTTCTTTCAAATCTATAGTATTCTTGACTTGGTGGCAAGGTGTGGTGATTGCAATAATGTATGCTTTGGGCCTGCTTAGAAGTCCTTTAGCCCAGAGCTTGGAGTTGAAATCTAGTATCCAAGATTTCATTATTTGCATAGAG ATGGGCATTGCTTCGGTTGTTCACCTCTATGTGTTCCCAGCCAAGCCATATGAACTCTTAGCTAATCAGTCACCAGGAAACATTTCTGTACTTGGGGATTATGTATCATCTGACCCTGTGGACCCTTACGAAATTAAGGAAAGCAACCGGCCCACCAAAATGAAGCTTCCACAGTTGGAATCAGATGAGAGAAGCTCAACAAACATAAAAGAGAGTGTTCGGGACTTTGTTATCGGCAGCGGAGAATAT GTGATCAAGGATTTCAAGTTCACTGTTAACCAAGCAGTGAGGCCAGTGGAGAAGCGCTTTGATAAATTGATGAAAAAGAATGATAAACGTATGAAAAGCCGGGATGACAACTGGGTGAGTGCAGCAACAGCAGAGAGACCAGTTCGTGGGATTGATGATCCATTATTAAGTGGCAGCGCAAGTGACAGTGGGGTCACGAAGGCCAAAAAACATCGCAGAGTTGTAAGCTCAGCTACTGCTGCTGTGGACAGCTGGGGAGGTGGTGATCAGGCATCTGATGGGTATGAGATTAGGGGTCATCGCTGGGCAGTGAAGAACTAA
- the LOC133888681 gene encoding protein LAZ1-like isoform X2, protein MRVNLGLLVLVMAQYSAPTWATLVAGFFVLLSLSLSLYLIFEHLSAYNNPEEQKFVLGVILMVPCYAIESYISLINPNTSVYCGILRDGYEAFAMYCFGRYITACLGGEDKTIAFLKREGGLSSRQSLLYHASERGIIHHHFPVNFILKPWRVGTRFYQIIKFGIFQYVIIKTLTASLSLLLEPFGVYCDGEFNLRCGYPYFAAVLNFSQYWALYCLVAWYTATKDELAHIKPLAKFVSFKSIVFLTWWQGVVIAIMYALGLLRSPLAQSLELKSSIQDFIICIEDRWALLRLFTSMCSQPSHMNS, encoded by the exons ATGAGGGTCAATCTTGGGCTCCTCGTGCTCGTAATGGCGCAATACTCCGCGCCCACATGGGCTACTTTGGTTGCTGGGTTCTTCGTACTACTTTCGCTTTCTCTCTCCTTGTACCTGATATTTGAGCATCTCTCGGCATACAACAATCCAGAG GAACAGAAATTTGTACTGGGTGTTATCCTTATGGTCCCTTGCTATGCAATTGAGTCG TATATTTCTTTGATAAATCCAAATACGAGTGTTTACTGTGGCATCCTGCGCGATGGTTATGAAGCATTTGCTATGTACTGCTTTGGAAGATATATTACTGCATGTTTAG GTGGGGAAGATAAAACAATAGCTTTTTTGAAGAGGGAAGGCGGCTTGAGTTCTAGGCAATCCCTTTTGTATCATGCCTCTGAGAGGGGAATCATACACCATCATTTTCCTGTAAATTTTATATTGAAACCCTGGAGAGTGGGGACGCGATTTTACCAGATTATCAAATTTGGAATCTTCCAATAT GTGATCATAAAGACCCTTACAGCTAGCTTATCTCTTCTTCTAGAACCTTTTGGTGTGTATTGTGATGGAGAATTCAATTTACGATGTGG GTACCCTTACTTTGCTGCAGTCCTGAACTTTAGTCAGTATTGGGCACTGTATTGTCTAGTTGCATGGTACACAGCTACCAAGGACGAATTGGCACATATAAAGCCTCTGGCTAAGTTTGTTTCTTTCAAATCTATAGTATTCTTGACTTGGTGGCAAGGTGTGGTGATTGCAATAATGTATGCTTTGGGCCTGCTTAGAAGTCCTTTAGCCCAGAGCTTGGAGTTGAAATCTAGTATCCAAGATTTCATTATTTGCATAGAG GACAGATGGGCATTGCTTCGGTTGTTCACCTCTATGTGTTCCCAGCCAAGCCATATGAACTCTTAG